One window from the genome of Cottoperca gobio unplaced genomic scaffold, fCotGob3.1 fCotGob3_487arrow_ctg1, whole genome shotgun sequence encodes:
- the txlnbb gene encoding taxilin beta b, which translates to MMEDCPAAVAPEAPQAEGLHIDLTEELAQQLEDIISTYQADESPAEPEDTEVTAVRETGSRKEQKLEKKMLKNLGKDAMLLMQSLNKLNTPEQKLEAVIKKHAELLEEHRSDQKQLKVLQKKLLQAMKEKDQLQSEHSRAVLARSKLEGLCRELQRHNKTLKEETLQRCREDDLKRKDITTHFQGTLSEIQAQIEEHSSRNTKLCQENSELAEKLKGLITQYDQREANLEKVFKHRDLKQKLMETKLTQANMILKETEEKHKLEKELLLRQTAEFKMKVKVLKQQENDMKTQLEMYSEKFSEFQGTVSKSNTVYSTFKLDMDKMAKKMKKLDKECQSWKSRFDGCNKSLLDMVTDKAIKEKEFELVTTKNQKLESLCRALQEERKSLHEKVQGAASPPDTNTTEPTEKERSPEEPETPTEDAPPVQKTAAPALTPTLLTKELAKLKAEESRLKEIAGSFTISHVIPTETDVSQSQGLSEGGEEPQEEHTEEDGHLQEGKHLQEDGHLQKDGHLQEDGHLQEDGHLQEDDGCQQQRDLEMESVD; encoded by the exons ATGATGGAGGACTGTCCTGCAGCCGTGGCCCCCGAGGCGCCTCAAGCCGAGGGCCTCCACATCGACCTGACAGAGGAGCTGGCCCAGCAGCTGGAGGACATCATCAGCACATACCAGGCGGACGAGTCCCCCGCGGAGCCGGAGGACACGGAGGTCACTGCCGTCAGAGAGACCGGCAGCCGCAAGGAGCAGAAACTGGAGAAGAAGATGTTGAAAAACCTCG ggaaGGACGCCATGCTGCTGATGCAAAGTCTCAACAAACTCAACACTCCGGAGCAGAAACTGGAAGCTGTGATCAAGAAGCACGCGGAGCTG CTGGAGGAGCACCGCAGCGACCAGAAGCAGCTGAAGGTGCTGCagaagaagctgctgcaggCGATGAAGGAGAAGGATCAGCTGCAGAGCGAACACAGCCGCGCCGTGCTCGCACGCAGCAAACTGGAGGGGCTCTGCCGAGAGCTGCAGAGGCACAACAAgaccctgaag GAAGAGACGCtgcagaggtgcagagaggacgACCTGAAGAGGAAAGACATCACGACCCACTTCCAGGGGACGCTGAGCGAGATTCAGGCTCAGATCGAGgagcacagcagcagaaacaccaaACTGTGTCAGGAGAACAGCGAGCTGGCAGAGAAACTGAAGGGGCTCATCACACAGTACGACCAGCGAGAGGCG AACCTGGAGAAGGTCTTCAAACACAGAGACCTGAAACAGAAGCTTATGGAAACAAAGCTGACGCAGGCCAACATGATCCTGAAGGAGACGGAGGAGAAGCACAAGCTGGAGAAAGAGCTC CTGCTGAGGCAGACGGCCGAgtttaaaatgaaagtgaagGTCTTGAAGCAGCAAGAGAACGACATGAAGACGCAG CTGGAAATGTACTCGGAGAAGTTTAGTGAGTTCCAGGGCACGGTGTCGAAGAGTAACACCGTCTACAGCACCTTCAAACTGGACATGGACAAA ATGGCcaagaagatgaagaagctgGATAAAGAGTGTCAGTCCTGGAAGAGTCGCTTTGATGGCTGCAACAAGAGTCTCCTCGACATGGTGACAGAC AAAGCCATCAAGGAAAAGGAGTTTGAGCTGGTCACCACGAAGAACCAGAAGCTGGAGAGTCTGTGCCGCGCTTTGCAGGAGGAGCGGAAGAGTCTGCATGAGAAGGTGCAGGGGGCCGCCAGTCCACCAGACACCAACACCACTGAGCCcacggagaaggaaagaagcCCCGAGGAGCCGGAGACCCCGACAGAGGACGCCCCCCCCGTGCAGAAAACTGCAGCTCCTGCACTGACCCCGACACTGCTGACCAAGGAGCTGGCTAAACTGAAGGCGGAGGAGAGCCGCCTGAAGGAGATCGCCGGCTCTTTCACCATCTCTCATGTCATCCCCACAGAAACAGACGTTAGCCAATCACAGGGGCTCTCTGAGGGCGGCGAGGAGCCGCAGGAGGAGCACACAGAGGAGGACGGACACCTCCAGGAGGGCAAACACCTCCAGGAGGACGGACACCTCCAGAAGGACGGACACCTCCAGGAGGACGGACACCTCCAGGAGGACGGACACCTCCAGGAGGACGACGGCTGCCAACAACAGAGAGACCTGGAGATGGAGTCTGTTGATTAA